TATCCCCGGAATTGCGGCAGGTAGTCGCGGTTCAGCGTCAGCACTTCTTCGAGCAGTGATTGGGCAAGTACCGCGTCGCCCACCAGCGGGTTGGTCACGAGTGCCAGCAGTCCGCTGTCGCGACAGCCTTCCACCGCCGCCTTAATGGTGAGCCGTTCATACGTTTTCACCTGCACCGTTAAGGCGTGCATCGCAGGTGGCAACGCGCCGAACACCAGCGGGTGCGCGCCCTGCGCGTCCACCACGCAGTTGGTTTCGACCACGGCGTCATCCGGCAGCCCGTGAATAGCCCCGCGGTTAGCGGCGTTGACCACAAGCGTGGTGCCGCGGTCGTTATGAATGGCATCGATAAGCTCCAGCGCTACCTGCGAATAGAACGCGCCGCCGCGAAAGCTGAGCTGCTCCGGTTTTTGCGCCAGGTGCGGATCGCTGTACAGCTCGAAGAGTTCGCGCTCTACCGCCATCACCTGTTCGGCGCGGGTGCCACGACCGCGCGCCGCCTCAATCTCTTCTTCCAGCATCTGGCGGCTTAAGTAGAAATAGCGGTGGTACGGGCACGGAATAGCGCCGAGCGCGCGCAGCAGCGGCGCGGGCCACGGGGCTTCCTGGATGTTGTTCATGGTGAGCGTCGCCCCGTTACACAGTTTGTCGAGCACCTCCTGCGTGCGGTCCTCGCCGCGCACCGTCACCTGATGCACCCACACCATATGATTCAGCCCCGCAAACCGCAGCGCCACCTCCTGCGATGGCGCGCCCAGCATCGCGGCTATCATATGGTGCATGGTGACGGGCATATTACACAGCCCGATGATTTTCGCCCGGCTGTGGCGCTGCACCGCCTCGGTGACAATCGCCGCCGGATTGGTGAAGTTGATTATCCAGGCGTCCGGCGCCAGCGCTTCCACTTTGCGGGCGATATCCAGCAATACCGGAATGGTGCGTAGCGCTTTGGCAAAACCGCCAACGCCGGTAGTCTCCTGGCCAATCAGCCCATATTTCAGACCGAGCCGCTCGTCGGCGGCGCGCGCCGGGAGCTGGCCCACGCGCAGTTGCGTCAGCACAAAACGCGCGCCGCGGATCGCTTCATCGGGCGTGAAATGCACCGTCACGCGCACGTGCGCCAGCCCGTTTTTATCAAGCATACGGCGCGTCAGCCCCGCGATGATCTCTACTTTCTCGCGCCCCGGCTCGACATCCACCAGCGCAAGTTCATGCAGCCTGATGCTCGCTTTGCGGGCGATAAGCCCTTCCACCAGCTCCGGCGTATAGCTGCTGCCGCCGCCGATAATGGCGATTTTAATAGTCTGTTCGGTCATGAGGTTCTCCCTGTGGTGTGGGCCGAAGCGGCGACGGCATCGCTTTCCTGCGCCTGCGCGCGCTCCTGGCTGATAAGCTGTTTTTCGTACACTTTAAAGAAGGGGTACCAGAGCAGGCCGTCCACGACCAGCAGAACGACCACCAGCAGCGCGGCACGCATATCCCAGGCAGCGGAAATCATCGCCCCTAGCGGCGCGGGCGCGGTCCAGGGCGCCATCGCCACCATTTTCTGCACCAGATCCATCTCCAGCGCCACATACGCCAGCACGGCGTTAACCAGCGGTACCAGCAGCAGCGGCACAAACAGCGTCGGGTTCATCACTACAGGCGACCCGAACAGCAGCGGCTCGTTAATGTTAAAGACTGCCGGCACAATACTCAGCCGCCCGATGGTTTTCAGATGCGCTGAGCGGCTTCGCAGATACAGCAGCGCCAGCACCAGCGTTGAACCGGATCCGCCGATACACACATAGAACGCCCAGAACGGCGCCGTGAGAACCTGCGTGGTCTGCGCGCCCTGAGAGAGCAGCGCCGCATTGGCGGCGATATTCGCCATGAACAGCGGGTTCAGTAACCCCTGCACCAGATTGTCGCCGTGGATACCCGCAAACCAGAGCAGATTCGCCAGCAGCACACAGAGTAAAATCGCAGGCAGGCTGTCGCCTGCGGCAATCACCGGCTGGAAAAGCTGCATCACCGCCGCCGGGATAAGCATCTGGAATTCACTCTGCATGACCAGGCTTAACGGGTAGAGAGTGAGCAGAATGCCGGTCATCGGCAACAGCAGATCAAACGAGCGCGCGATAGCGGGCGGTACCTGCTCCGGCAGGCGCAGCGTAATGCCATATTTTTTAAGCAGCCGCGTCAGCTCAACCGACCAGACAGCGCACAGCAGCGCGGTAAACACACCCTGCCCGCCGAGGAAATCGAGCGACAGTTTATTATCAGCCTGCGGCGCGGCCACGAGCAGAAAGGCGGTCAGTGAGAGCAACCCGGCGGTAAGACCGTCCAGATGGTACGATTTTGCGAGGCTATAGGCCGTCCCGACAGAAACAAACACGCTCATTAACCCCATCGTCATAAAAAACGGCATGGTGATGGTGTTCCAGTGCGCTTTGGCAAAGCCGAGCCAGAGCCTGCCGAAGGCAGACGTCGTCGACTCATCAAACGGCGGATTGGCGATGATAAGCATCATGCTGCCAATAATGAGAAACGGCATGGCGCAGATAAAACCATCGCGAATAGCGATGATATGCCGCTGGGTGCCGATACGTCCGGCGAGCGGCGCGACATGGCGCTCGACCAGCGCCATCACTCCGGTATAAAGACTCATAGCGCACCCCGTGTTGCGTGATACATGCGATTTCCCCCGTTGCGTGACGTTAAAATGAGAGCGCTCTCAATACATAATCACTGTAACTCAGTCGGCAAAGCGCCATTGTGAGAGCGCTCTCATTATGGTTATAAAAAAGACAGCACAGATAAAAGTCGGGAGAAATCCCACCGCGGACGCGGTGGGCGAGCACTAGATGCGGCGCGCCTGCCAGAACTTTTTGCGCCAGTAGACATTATCAAGAGAAGAGCGCATCACGCCGCGGCTGGTGGAGGCGTGGATAAACTGGTTATCGGTGTCATAGATGCCGACATGAAGGCCGTTTTGTCCGGAGCCGGTTTTAAAGAAGACTAAATCGCCAGGCAGCAGCTCGTCCTTGTCAATTTCAGTCCCGATCTCCGCCTGCTGACGGGTTTCGCGTGGCAGCATCAGCGAGAAACGATCGCGGAAGGTCATCATCACAAAGCCGGAACAGTCCACGCCACCGCGGCTCATGCCGCCGTAGCGGTAAGGCGTGCCGTACCAGTGGTTCAGCTGGTCGTTGAGTTCAGCAATCACGGTGATGGAGTCGGAAAGTCGTGCGTTTGGCGGCGGCGCGCGGTGGGAGCTACATCCCGCCAGCAGCAGCGTCGCAACAAGAAAGATCCATAGCCGCATTTTTCAGGCAAATCCTCTGGCCTTGTGATTTTTCGCTAATGTAGCCGCCAGCGCGTCGGCTGGCAAGATGGTCGCGCTCAGAGCGCATTGATAAGCATACTGTGGCCGTCAA
This sequence is a window from Cronobacter sakazakii. Protein-coding genes within it:
- a CDS encoding 6-phospho-beta-glucosidase, coding for MTEQTIKIAIIGGGSSYTPELVEGLIARKASIRLHELALVDVEPGREKVEIIAGLTRRMLDKNGLAHVRVTVHFTPDEAIRGARFVLTQLRVGQLPARAADERLGLKYGLIGQETTGVGGFAKALRTIPVLLDIARKVEALAPDAWIINFTNPAAIVTEAVQRHSRAKIIGLCNMPVTMHHMIAAMLGAPSQEVALRFAGLNHMVWVHQVTVRGEDRTQEVLDKLCNGATLTMNNIQEAPWPAPLLRALGAIPCPYHRYFYLSRQMLEEEIEAARGRGTRAEQVMAVERELFELYSDPHLAQKPEQLSFRGGAFYSQVALELIDAIHNDRGTTLVVNAANRGAIHGLPDDAVVETNCVVDAQGAHPLVFGALPPAMHALTVQVKTYERLTIKAAVEGCRDSGLLALVTNPLVGDAVLAQSLLEEVLTLNRDYLPQFRG
- a CDS encoding PTS sugar transporter subunit IIC, producing the protein MSLYTGVMALVERHVAPLAGRIGTQRHIIAIRDGFICAMPFLIIGSMMLIIANPPFDESTTSAFGRLWLGFAKAHWNTITMPFFMTMGLMSVFVSVGTAYSLAKSYHLDGLTAGLLSLTAFLLVAAPQADNKLSLDFLGGQGVFTALLCAVWSVELTRLLKKYGITLRLPEQVPPAIARSFDLLLPMTGILLTLYPLSLVMQSEFQMLIPAAVMQLFQPVIAAGDSLPAILLCVLLANLLWFAGIHGDNLVQGLLNPLFMANIAANAALLSQGAQTTQVLTAPFWAFYVCIGGSGSTLVLALLYLRSRSAHLKTIGRLSIVPAVFNINEPLLFGSPVVMNPTLFVPLLLVPLVNAVLAYVALEMDLVQKMVAMAPWTAPAPLGAMISAAWDMRAALLVVVLLVVDGLLWYPFFKVYEKQLISQERAQAQESDAVAASAHTTGRTS
- a CDS encoding NlpC/P60 family protein; translation: MRLWIFLVATLLLAGCSSHRAPPPNARLSDSITVIAELNDQLNHWYGTPYRYGGMSRGGVDCSGFVMMTFRDRFSLMLPRETRQQAEIGTEIDKDELLPGDLVFFKTGSGQNGLHVGIYDTDNQFIHASTSRGVMRSSLDNVYWRKKFWQARRI